In the genome of Bremerella sp. P1, the window GGCGCGGTTCCATCATGCGGATGGAAGCGTGACGCATGAACCCGTCCCGATTGGGATCCAAATCCGGACCACCAATCATCACCACACCGTCCAGCCGCTGTAAAACAGCCTGCTGGTCTTCCGCGGTGGCAACCGGAGGAAGGACCACGGGAATCCCGCCTGCCGAGATCACTGCATCAAAGTAACCGGCAGAGATAAAGGAGAACGCTGGCCGATCATGGGTAGCATTCCGAAAGTTGGCATTCAAACCGATAACAGGTTTGGAAAACATCTGGGGACTCCTCGGGCGCGTCATGCGCTCAAAAAACGAAGATCCTCCCAAGGCTTGTTTGATCAACCAACTTCGGCTTGATCCAGAAAGAAGAATTTGCGACAAGTGCTTGGCTGTAACGAAGTTCGTCCAAAACATTCGTCGGTAAGCGGCCGATAAGTCAACGTGTAGTCCGACACGCAATTATTGGCTTGCCCACCAAGCAATCGCAGATACCCGTCCTGGGTTTTGGCTGAAGCGATGACCTCCCTATCATGAGCCTTGATCAGATCGCAACGTTCCGCTGCGTTCCCAGATCAATCACAAGATGCGAAGAGTCTACCGATCCGTTAAAGCTTGCCAAGCTTTTTCCATATCTTGTGTCTTGGCAAACTAAAGTGGTCAATATATTCCAGCTAGCGGTGGCGTCATCCAAGCTTAACGCTACGAGAATGGATTCTTCCAAATGATCCTGGACGGTTCTCTCAGTGCCCCAAAACCGGTATGATATCCGCTTTACGGAAAGTTCTTCTCCGCTGTCAGAGTCGGCATGAAATATCAGAATGTCTGCATCGAAGGGCTGGGCTACTGCCTGCCGGATGAAATTGTTACTTCGGCTGAAGTTGAGCAGCGATTGGCGCCCTTGTACCAGCGTTTACGGCTTCCAGAAGGGCGTTTGGAGCTGATGACCGGGATTTCGCAGCGGCGATTTTTTCCCGATGTGGTCCAGCCTGGGGATGTCAGTATCCACTCGGCTCGCAACGTAATGGCCGCCACGGGGATCGATCCTTCGGACGTCGGTGCCCTGATCCATGGTTCGGTCTGTCGCGATTTCCTCGAGCCAGCCACCGCTTGCCGCGTGCATCACGCGCTGGGCTTGCCACAAGACTGTGTGGTTTACGACGTGAGCAATGCCTGCCTGGGCATTTTGAACGGGGCGATTCAGATCGCCAACATGATTGAGCTGGGCCAGATCAAAGCCGGCATCGTTGTCGGAACCGAGAGTGGCCGGCACCTGGTCGACAACACGATCGAAACGCTGAACAACAGCGAGAACCTCAGCCGCAATGACATCAAGCTGGCCGTCGCTTCGCTGACGATTGGTTCGGCCAGCTGCGCGATGCTGCTGTGCCATAAAGAGCTAAGCCGCACCGGCAACCAGATGATTGCCGCCAGCGCTCGGGCACACACGCAGCACCACGACCTGTGCCACAGCATCGCCGGCAAGAATGAAACAGGCGTCGGCAATCCGTTGATGCAGACCGACTCCGAGAAGCTGATGGCCGAAGGGATCGCCACCGGCGCGGCGACCTTTGCTGACTTCCAAGCCGAGACTGGCTGGTCACCCGATCAAATCGATCGCTCGATCTGTCATCAGGTCGGCCTGACGCACCGCAAGCTGGTCTTGGAAAAGCTCGGCTTGCCGATCGAAAACGACTTCGCCACGGTGCAGTGGCTAGGTAATACCGGTGCAGCCGCTTTGCCAACGACGCTCGCCTTGGCGGCTCAAACCCAGTTCATCGAAGCTGGTCAGAACGTTGCTCTGCTGGGAATCGGCAGCGGCATTAACTGCGTGATGATCGGTGCCCAGTGGCAAACGACGATGGTCAGCGGTACGGGCGACATGCCAGTTGGCATGGAACGCAGCGGGGCGCTTTCAGCTGGCTAGAATCGCGGGTGGCCCAGAGAGATTCCTCTCTGGGTCGGCGAAGCCGACAAGCGGCGCATGGACTGACGTTACCCAAGATAGAACATTCCACTTCGATCAAGCGAATTCACTAGCCGCTTGTGACCTACGGCCACCCAGAGAGAAATCTCTCTGGGCCACCCTACGGCTTTTCCTCCGGTTCCAGCCAGGCGGTGATTTCCGTGGACTCTTCGGATTCCTTACCACGGGCCCCGGTTTTGGGATCAGCCTTTTCGCGGCCGCGGGCGACCATCGTCAGTAGGGTGATTTCTTCATCCGTCTGAAAGACCTTTGTTCCGGCCGATCGCATCAAGCCGCCGGTGCTGGTTGTCGAGTTGTTTCGCCAACTCATGAAGTTCTCAGGCAGGTCTCCTGAGGAAGAGGAAGTGCTGGCGCCGTTGATGACGGTGAGCTTCTGCTTCCATTGGCCTTCGGGGCCGCGGTAGATGGCCAGTTCGATTTGGCTGGTGCCTTCTTGCAGACGAGAAGTGCCGGTCATCGTGCCGCCCTTCGATTGCTTGACCATCATGTGCGATTTGAGCGTGACCCCTTCGGGGACATACACTTTCCAGCGCCATACCAGGTCTTCGTGTGTGGGAGCCGCGACGACGTGGACGAGCTTTTCATCGGTGATCTCGAGGTAGCCGGTCTCTTTGCGGAGCTGCGTGAGTTCGGCCTCCATAGTGGCCATGGCTTTGTTGTTCTCGTCCATCTGCCACGACATCCGCACGTGCGAGATGGCCAATGCGACGATAGTTAGCAGCAGCAGAATGGTGAGCAGCGAGAAACTGGTCCAGCGGTTGCGCGCAGGCGAAGTCGTTTCAGGGGCTTCTGTGGAATCTGTGGTCATGAATCGAGATGGGGTAAAGGCGAGCCGCTAATCGCCTGCTTTAAAGTTGAAGAGCTTCAGCGAGGATTTAATCGCATCGGTAAGAAGACCGCTTAGGTGCTTTTTGAATTCCTTCTCCATTTCATCGGTGAATTCGTCGGCACTTTCTGCATTTGTCGAGGCTTTCGAAATTATGTTGATGATGCCAGTTGCTTGCTTTGTCACCAAGAAATCGAAGACTGTCTTCTTCAGTTCGTCTTGCAGAGGTTGACTGATGTGTGACGTGATCTCCTTACCTTTGACGATATGTTCGGCACGACGCGCAAGTCTAGCGTCGGCCTTCAACTTCTTGCCAATCATCTCATTGAGAAGCTCGGACACGAAGATTTGGACGAACTGATTAGTAGCCTCAGCGGCAGCTTTGCTGTAGGCGGGTGACTTAGCGTATTGCGGGCCAGGGACGAAAATCTCAGTTTCTTCAAAGGTGAATGAGGAACCGTCTTTCGATGATTTTGGCTGTGCCTGCGAGCTTTTTTTGTTTGCTTGGAAATGTTTCTTGAGCTGTTGGTCGTTCGCAAGTTGCTTTGCGAAAGTCTTGATAAAGACTAGGGTCGCTTTAGCGATTGGCCTATCAAGAGTCTTTAGTATTTTGAGCAAGGCCTCTTTGAATCGCTTCCTCGCTCGCTTGAGTATTAACCTTTTCATGCTGCCGGCGACGACCTTGGAGGCCGACTTGCGGATGCCGAGTGTCGCGGCATCCACGAGCATGAGCGAGGCCTGGGCCATGTAGGAAAAGGCTTCTTCCGATTGAGCAGCCATGCGAGCAAACTTATTGGAGATGATCATCTGTCGCAGATCGCGCTGGTACCACTTGCGTATGCCGCCTCGCAGCAGAAGCAGTTTGTACTTTGGCTTCTTGGCTCCCTTGGGAAGGGGCTTTTCGTTAGGAAAGATAATCGCGTCGTATTCGACCCTAATCACCGGGGCGACTCGGACGAACCGCTGTGAAGAATCGATGTTGAGAATCTTGTAGCCGTAGAGATACTTCTTGGACTCGACGATGTCGAACGAAGCTACGCCGAACAGGATGTCGATCGTCGTCAGGGGATCCGGGTCCAAGGGAAGCCCATCTTCTTCAAACATTTTGGTTAGCCAATACCAGCTGGCACTGGCCGTGAAGATCAATTCGCCTTTCTCATATGAGCGGGGACTCTTTCCAGTTTCGCCCCAGGAGCTTCTTTCCCCATTGCGCCACTTAGTGATCACATCTGTTTGCTTTCCGCCACGTGTTCGAACAGCGAACTTGAGATCTAGCGGCAGGATTTGTTCGTCTTCATCTTTTTCATCCGAAGCACGTTTCTTCTGATGCTCTAGATGACTGCGAACACGGGAATCTCTTTGCCACCGGTTATTACGAGAACCATGCGGCTTGGGGCTTCGAGTCGGAGGGCAATTGGGCATGATGAGGTTAACAGGGATGTAGGTCGGTAGCTGGCCAAGGTTTACCTAGCGTACCGTCGACGGCACCCTGCTGACAACATAATTCGGTTCAGAGTTTGCCTCGCGAGGGCATCAATCCAAGTACGGATCCATGATGTTGGTTGCCTGGTGGCCTTGCTTGGTGGTGAACTGCGCGAGATTCACCGAGCCCTTGAATTCGTTGGAATGAAGCTTCGACCCATCGTCCAGGTTCATTGTGAACCGGAGCTTAGTCGCGAAGGTGCCTCGGTACCTGGGGGCTGAGAATTGCCAGGAGTAATCGGGCCGCAAATATACGTGGTGGTAACTGTTGCCGCAGAAGCTAGAAGGCAGGTACTCGATCGGCTGCCAGTTTCCGGCTTGGTCTTGGGCCTCTTGGATGATGTTCAGGCGGCTATCGCAAGCGAAGAACTTGAGCGTGTCGTCGGTTCGATTGACCAGCAGAAGTTGCATGCCAGGCTTACCCCCGAAGCTTGTCTTTTCTGTCGGCTGGGCAAGTAGAAACAAGCCATCCCCGGGTAGGTCTCGCGTGACCTTATGAGCGGAATTCTCGCTGGGGCCGAAACCGCCTGCGGCTTCGGTGTCCCGGAACTGTGAGTCGGCGTAACAGTAGCCGCGAAGCATGAAGTCAACTTCCAGGAAGTTATCGACCGGCTGTTTGACGGCCACATCCTTCGGAACGGGAACGACCGGGGCGGCCACGTGCTCCCCGCCAGCAGAGACTGCCGGACGGCTGTGACTTGCAGCAAAGATAACCGCCGTGATCAGCATCAGTATCGAGACGGCAGCAACAACATACCATTGATGGGCTGGTGTTTTCATGGTCGATCACGCCAATAGCAGGATGAGAGCCAACACGCAGACAAGTGCGCAGCTAGTACTTTAATCGTACCTAGCCTTGGTCATTTAGAGGACGATTTGGCCAGCGTTTTGGATTTCAGAATTCTGGTGGGCGTCATGCAGGCATCGTCAAAGATGGCGCTGCTCGACGGCGCACCGTCGAGCATTGGTCACGTTTTCACGCTTATTGAGAAGCTCTTTGCTTATGGCTCGATCTTGGTACCCAGGACTTCCAGGAACGAACGGATCCATGCGGGATGGGCGGGCCAGGCAGGGCCGGTGACCAGTTTACCGTCGACGTGAGCATTGTCGAACGTGCTGCTGGGCGGGATGGTCTCGCCACCGCCGATGACCACTTCCGGGCCGCAAGCGGGATAAGGACAAACGGTCTTCCCTTTCAGCACGCCAGCGGCGGCCAGGATTTGAGGACCGTGGCAGATCGCAGCGATCGGCTTGTCGTTCTCGGCGAAGTGTCGCACGATGTCGAGGACTTTGTCGTTGAGACGCAGGTACTCCGGTGCGCGCCCGCCGGGGATGACCAAGGCATCGAACGAAGCGGCATCGATCTCGTCGAACGTCGCGTTCAGACTGAAATTGTGCCCTGGCTTTTCGCTGTAGGTCTGATGCCCCTCGAAGTCGTGAATCGCCGTGGCGACGGTATCGCCGGCCTTCTTGTCAGGGCAGACGGCGGAAACTTCGTGCCCGACCATCAGCAGCATTTGAAAGGGAACCATGACTTCGTAGTCTTCCACGAAATCGCCCACGAGCATCAGAATCTTCTTGGCTGCCATATCAATGTGTCTTTTCTGAGGGGGAGGGGTTAACGTGCTGCGCTGTGATGCTGGATGAACTTCACGACGTCGCCTACCGACTGAATGTCGGCGAAGTCATCGTAGTCGACCGGAAAGCCAAACTCTTTCTCGATGGCACAGACGAGTTCGATTAACTCGAACGAGTCTGGCACAAGGTCTTCCGCGAGCGAGCTATCCATTTGAACGTTCTCAGGACGAATGCGGCGAGTCTGTGAAATCTTGTCTCGCAACCATTCGAACACTTCACGATCTTGCACGGCGTAGGTCCTTCTGTCCAACGACATCGGTAGGTATCGCCCGATGGGACGACCTCTCGCCTGTTGCTGGCCGGCACACAGTACGAGAGCAATCGATCAGTTCCCTTCCAACGACAGCGTTCTGGCTGGCCGCGCTGGTACCGCCGGCGCGAAAGCTGTCCCGGAACCGCTCTTAGGAAGTGGTCGGCATGATTTTAGCAGATCTTGTCTCATACTTTCGAGCCAATGTCATGGCATCGGAAGCAGGTTTGCGTAATCCAATCGTGGAAACAGGGATAAAAAGGTAAAGAAAAACGATTAGATAGAGTGTTGCGGGTAGGTCATGGTTGCCGATAAGCAAGGCGTGGGAGCCAGCTTTGCTAGCACTTGGTGCCTGGACAACCACTTATGACGATTATTCCATCCCCCCTGGAAGAGAACCGATGAGAGAGAGTACTCCCCAATATCTCCTCGCGACCGGCTCACGAAGTGACATTGAAGGGGGACGTTGGCAATTTGTGTTGCGGAGTTCCGACCGCAAGTTCGAGATTGCTGAGTCCGACTTTGAAGCAAATCATTTCGGCGACCGCGTAGCGCTTTTGGCTGTGGTTCGTGGCTTGGAAGCCATCCCAGAGCCAAGCCGC includes:
- a CDS encoding 3-oxoacyl-ACP synthase III, with the protein product MKYQNVCIEGLGYCLPDEIVTSAEVEQRLAPLYQRLRLPEGRLELMTGISQRRFFPDVVQPGDVSIHSARNVMAATGIDPSDVGALIHGSVCRDFLEPATACRVHHALGLPQDCVVYDVSNACLGILNGAIQIANMIELGQIKAGIVVGTESGRHLVDNTIETLNNSENLSRNDIKLAVASLTIGSASCAMLLCHKELSRTGNQMIAASARAHTQHHDLCHSIAGKNETGVGNPLMQTDSEKLMAEGIATGAATFADFQAETGWSPDQIDRSICHQVGLTHRKLVLEKLGLPIENDFATVQWLGNTGAAALPTTLALAAQTQFIEAGQNVALLGIGSGINCVMIGAQWQTTMVSGTGDMPVGMERSGALSAG
- a CDS encoding DJ-1/PfpI family protein → MAAKKILMLVGDFVEDYEVMVPFQMLLMVGHEVSAVCPDKKAGDTVATAIHDFEGHQTYSEKPGHNFSLNATFDEIDAASFDALVIPGGRAPEYLRLNDKVLDIVRHFAENDKPIAAICHGPQILAAAGVLKGKTVCPYPACGPEVVIGGGETIPPSSTFDNAHVDGKLVTGPAWPAHPAWIRSFLEVLGTKIEP
- a CDS encoding acyl carrier protein, which gives rise to MQDREVFEWLRDKISQTRRIRPENVQMDSSLAEDLVPDSFELIELVCAIEKEFGFPVDYDDFADIQSVGDVVKFIQHHSAAR